GATCTGTTACTGAAGTATTTGTCTGGCCACAGCAGGGGCTCTGTCCAAGATCTACGTTACCGTTTATAGGATACTTGAGTCTGGATCCATCTCTCAGAACCAATCCCTCAGAAACCTGCAAGCAAGATCATGAAAACGGTTATTTGCATATGTACAACATACAATTGTAGCCCCCTGAGATCGCCTCGACAATGAAAGGCGCACTATAAATAAAatgcattattattatcattattaatgTAGATGCTGGGATTCACTCTACATCTACACTAAAGGTATAaagtgtgtgtagtatgttaGGATCGCTGAACCAGGTAATTGTTCACACCTTTCCCATTGGTAACAGGTAGAGGAAGCTCTGGAAGACCACCCAGCCCAGTATGAGCACCAGGGCCAGGGGGTCCCATAGCTGgctggcaggaggcaggagcggGGGCCACTGGAGAACGCTGGCGGCCGgggagcgacacacacacagtaggtaGAGGACCGTGAGAGGCAGGAAGACTGGAATACATGTAGCCCCTTcacagggggagagaagcagaagatGTTATGTAATATGAGCCTGGGtttaattatttacatttagtcatttagcagacactcttatccagagcgacttacagcaagtacagggacattatccccgaggcaagtagggtgaagtgccttgacacAGGGTAATTTGGCACaaccggggatcgaaccagcaaccttcagattactagcccaattccctaaccgctcagccacctgactccctattattATATGTATTATAGTGTGTTCATTCAGACTCTATCCATCCAAAGTGACACACAGAAAGGGGGTATAAACCTGGAACCCCTTGGACACCCATCCCTTGTGTATGTTTAAATGGATTCTTAATTCATGACAACACATTTCTCACCTAAAGTTCCTCCAAATTCCCTCTCAGCTGAATgtgattttttttgtgtgggCTTCATGTTCTGTCTCCTGTTGGAAAGGCAGGGGCAGGGAATACTTGAAAAATAGGAATAGCACGAAAATAAATACGCGTTGTAAAATCTGATACTCTGGGATCCTGAACGATGATTATAATAACAGATTGTAAAAAGAACACTTTGAGGCAGTTGGGTTCAAATTCTATGTCTAGGAATATATAATTCAGAATCCCTCTGAATTCCGATTAGAGACGTAATGCTAATAAAGAAAATGTTACATTCAGCATGCATATTAACACTACTGTTATCGTTTTTCTCACCTTCTTTCCTTAGCTGCGCGTCGCTGTCATCTCCGCAAGTTTGGTTTCACGCCTCTCGCCCGAGAACAGTCCCACTGTGCATGACTCGTCTCTCAACCAATAAGATCAAGTCTTGGCCATCAGATGAGTGTGGAGAGGGGAACCTTTAACCAATCAAATGATCGTCTTTTCCCGGAAACACCTTTTTTACGAACACTAACTTTCACAATAAAGGTACCTGAACGGTTAGCGTAGAATGTATCCACACCTGAGAAACACGCTTCTACAGTTAAAAAAGCGTCATCGTGTTAGACCAAATTGCGTCTTTCTGAATATGTACAATTTCCCTGTCCCGAACATAGCACATAGTTGAATAATACTTTGGAAGAATCATGTAAACGATCCCATTGTTAGATAGGCCTACTTTATTGAttgcacacacagaaaagcaTAATCTTTTCATCAATAATCATTATTTTGCCAGCAGGATTAGTGCAAAATGAAAACAGAACAACAAAGTGGAATGATTAAGAGCATTCATGAGGAAGAGACAACTCTTTTTTAGTCAGTTTTGATTGAATAGAACTTTTCACAAATCATTCATACTTTTCAAATATAGCACCACCTCCATAACTTGCCTCCCTGTCCCAACATTCAAGAGTGTCCTAAAACATATCATCCACACAAAACCTTTCTGAGTAGCAGCCAGTGTATAACACAGTCTTCACCACTCAAGGCCTCTGAAAGATCTTGCCCCTTtgacctttaacccctctcACAGATGACCTCGATGACGCTCTGCTCCATGGGGGCGGGGTCGAGGCCGCGGTGAGCGGTGCTAGCCACGATCTCGTCCAGGAGGAAGTGGACCAGGTTCTCGTCTGACACGAAACGCCACAGGTACATCTGCAGGTAGTGGCAGTCCACCTGGATAATAACAATACATGTGTTCACAGAGGAGACACTTTTCAAGCAatgtacaggggggatttgaacctgggaacTCTTGATCTGCAGGGAAGTGCTCCGCCGCTGAGCTCTGGTCCGTACCTGGATCTGCTGCAGGCCGTAGCGACCGAAGGTGCGCAGACGGACGCACTCCAGGAACGTCTTCAAGCTTATCTTGATGATTCCTGTCAACACTGAAACCTGAGAGAAGAGATGACGTCAGAAACAGCAGGTGTTGGATCGAAAGATGGTGAATGACATTCAATACTTCTTGAATGTTAGAAATGTACAATAGCTGTGATAGGAAAATACAACAGACAAATACAACTAAATCcagatttgtttttgtgtgtggtttgttAAGAACCTATTCTTGTTTGCTCCTACCTTGTTAAACTCGACCGGGCTGAAGATATCAATCCTTTCTGAGAACAGCTTGTGTATGTTGCTCAGGAGATTGGTATCCATGGGAGCACTGCAGAAGAAAGTCATACAACTATGAAATAGCAAAAAAAATCGAATTGTTTACAGAATAAAAACATATCAGAAGGGGTTAGTAACCTGGGCGTGTAGCTGGGAGCGTAGCGGGCCTGCTGCCTAGAGCTGCTGTACACAGAAAAGGTCCTCTTGCTGGAGTCACTACTGTGAGCCTTCCTCACACCCTCCTCATACAGCAGCCCCACCTGCAGGGAGCACGGGggccacagccaatcaggacgCAGCACAAGAAGTGGAAGGTTCTCAACATTCAGCCAGTCAGGAAGCAGTAGCACAAATCGAGGTCGCTCAGAGAGTCACATGATGCGATGAGGAAGAGGGCCGGCGGCTTGTGTGGATGTGAGCTTTACCTGCACGTCGATGGACGTGgtgtcctccaccaccctcttcATCACCGCTCGCACGTTCCGGGGCTCGATGGTGTTGACCCAGTCCCTCGTCTCCACGCTCTTCCTCAACATCTGAGAAATGATCAGGCCCTGAACCTGCACACAGAGTCGGCTGGCGGGTAAGATAACAGCCCTGTTCGGGCTGGGAGAAACCATTGTACGTGGAAAAACTGAATAAATGTATTTTCTAGTTTCaggtttatttattattaagtaCATTTGAATTTTTGGTCTTCTTCCAAGTTTCCTAGCAGTCTATCCTAATCTTATTAACGCATAAATCCTAATCCTATGTTGGTTTAATATTCTTATCAACAATGTATATAATAATAGATAATGAATGTAACCATGACGCACCTTGACGTAATGATTCAGCAGTTTCTGTGCTGCCTCGCGAGCCTCTAAACACAAAGCTGTGACGGCGGTTACAGGACTGTGATGCTGAGGGAGAGGAACAAGAGATTAAACACACAATATTCCTGTCGTGACATTGTTTTTACCTCCCTACTAAGAGATCACGGTTGAACTGTTCCCGGCAAACAATACAGACCCTTTCCTTGACTCCGACCAGTGAAACACTGTTACAACAACGCACTTCAGATCCTAGATTATCTGCTATTTCTTCCCACACGCACTAATATGTATGGTATGTCTGTAGCTTGGGTAAACGCATTTACATTAATGAATATAAATCAAGGAAATCTTCAGATCAAGAATCTTCAGAGTGAAGTGTCACCTGCACGAGGAACTGCTCGTCTGTGAGGGTGAGGAtgtaggagatggtggaggtTTCGTAGTCCAGGCAGAGACGagacaggagcaggaggagggcggggggcgtggacccccccctgtcccccgtgCTCTCACAGAACTGGCGGGacgactgacacacaaacttgaTGAAACTGACCACGAGGCTCTCCCGCACCCCCTGGCTGCAGAACTccccctgcagacagacagaaggccgGGCAGACGCTCAATAACCAGGTGTGGTCGCACAAACTATACAGGAGGAGACTGGTGAGTGAGGCTAGGAGATGGTGTGGATGATGGGGtggcgagggggagggaaggttgGGTGAAGCTGCTATTTATCCCCGCTCTAGACTCACTCTGCACATGTGGAACAGGAGAAACACCACACCAAGATCTGACGGCACAAATCGGAAAGAGCTTCCTAACTACACAGGTTCAGCTTCGGCATCCGTGTCCTTACCTTGAAGTAAGGCTTGTTCGAGAAGGTAATGTCCTTCGCCGTGAAGAGGTGCACCGACGCCAACACAGACTTGATCTGGTTGAGGATGGAggcggacagggaggagagcagctctggcaGGCTGGTGGGGTTGTCTTTCCCCATGGACGACCCCCCAAGGCCCCCCACCCCCGAGGCCCCGCCCACAGAGAGCCGAGGCGCCGCCAGGGCCTGCCTCACGTCAGTCAGGCTGTCCAGGTAGAAGCTCTGGAGGGCCGCGAGGTACTGCTTGATCCGCTCCCTGGCTGCCCGCACCACGATCTCCGTCCCCTGGCTCGGCACCGCGGACCCGGGGAGGAGCTTGGTCACGGCCTGGAGCCGGCGGTGGAAGCGGTCCAGAGCGCGAACAAGCAGGGAGTTATCCCCGACCCCTCGCTCCTCCTGGATCCTACGCTCCACCAGGGAGAAGTAGCGGGAGGCCAGGTTGTCTACGAAAGTATGCAGCTTGCCGTTCGCCATCCCAGGGATGTTTTGGGACACGAGATCGCCCTCTTCTGGCCGGTTGACGAACAGCTCCTGATAGGACGCTATCACCAGGCACAGGCTGCTGACAAACTCGTTGCAACCTCGGTCAATGAATTCTAAAATGTCCGTCCGGGAGCTGGGAGAGGGTAGGGCGCTGGCTCTCGGGGAGGCGCAGGAGGGGGACCTGTGGGAGGCCACGGCGGGTGGTTCGGCCACGGCggcggaggggggaggctggaaCAGCTCCGCCTCCAGCCCCAGGAGGTCTGCTTCCAGCCGTGACTGGGCGTGGCTCAGGAACTTGTCGCAGAGCTCCTCGGCTGGCTCgtccagctgcagcaggagctccacacactcagacaggtcCTTGGAACTGGAGCCTCCGTCCCTGCGGACACAAACCACACGGTGTCTTCATCTGAGCTGGGATCGTTAAAACAGATCGGAGAGATCCCCTCCTACAGAAATGGCTGGAaatgcagagaggagcagaccaTCCCACAGgccggagagagagaccaagcccTACctgaactggagagagagaccaagccctacctgagctggagagagagaccaaaccCTAcctgagctggagagagagaccaaaccCTAcctgagctggagagagagaccaaaccCTACCTGAACTTCTGCCGTAGCTCCAGCGCCAGCTTGTCCATGATGGCGTGGCAGTCGTCCTGTATGCCCCTGAAGGAGGGCATGTGGCTGTACTGCTGCAGGACGCAGCGGGCTCGACGGTGGGAGCTCACGGCCTGGGAGTAGGCCTGCATCTCCAGACACTTGTTCAGCCTGGCCGGGAGCTCGAACAGGAACTGCAGCTTCCTCAGGAGGGTGTGCACCCCTGAGGGgttagggagaggggaggtggggggagaggaaggggagagaggagagggaagaggagtggagaagaaaagagagaaagggaggttaTGGAAGGGGATATTTGAACCTGGGAACTAACtcaatctgcagtcaaatgctctaccactgagctatacccattaTCAAGATAGTGATGGAGATGAATATGAGCGTGAGATGCTTGCTTGTGTGACTGTGGGTGAGATGCTTGCTTGTGTGGGTTTCCTACCTGACAGTTTGGTGATCTGAGCGTGCTGATCCTGAAGAGTCCCACTGATGCGGGCACTGAACTCTGTGATGGCGGCCATGTTGGTGGTGAGGCAGTCCATCTCATCTTCCATCTTCTTGAAATCATTCTTCATTTTTCTGATGGTGTCTGGGAGGACAAGCATGGCAATATTTATCACGGTCAATGTCATAATGTCCAATATTTAcagtgaaaaaagaaagaaaataaaaagataATGGTTGGGTTGGAGATGTCTTCTCACCAGTAGCAGATATGAACTTGTTGTAGTTCTCATACACCAGAGTTTGCATGTCACTGTCCAAGGAGCGAATCTGCTTTACCATACAGGTCTCTTGATCCATCAACTCCCCGAGAGAACATTCT
This window of the Osmerus mordax isolate fOsmMor3 chromosome 19, fOsmMor3.pri, whole genome shotgun sequence genome carries:
- the vps51 gene encoding vacuolar protein sorting-associated protein 51 homolog, with amino-acid sequence MCNSTNRQSVKMDKDTGSAATSSPDSDAARKRKVHGMLKLYYGLNEEGKTVDQAESLDPCDINGPHFDPDVYLNKLRRECSLGELMDQETCMVKQIRSLDSDMQTLVYENYNKFISATDTIRKMKNDFKKMEDEMDCLTTNMAAITEFSARISGTLQDQHAQITKLSGVHTLLRKLQFLFELPARLNKCLEMQAYSQAVSSHRRARCVLQQYSHMPSFRGIQDDCHAIMDKLALELRQKFRDGGSSSKDLSECVELLLQLDEPAEELCDKFLSHAQSRLEADLLGLEAELFQPPPSAAVAEPPAVASHRSPSCASPRASALPSPSSRTDILEFIDRGCNEFVSSLCLVIASYQELFVNRPEEGDLVSQNIPGMANGKLHTFVDNLASRYFSLVERRIQEERGVGDNSLLVRALDRFHRRLQAVTKLLPGSAVPSQGTEIVVRAARERIKQYLAALQSFYLDSLTDVRQALAAPRLSVGGASGVGGLGGSSMGKDNPTSLPELLSSLSASILNQIKSVLASVHLFTAKDITFSNKPYFKGEFCSQGVRESLVVSFIKFVCQSSRQFCESTGDRGGSTPPALLLLLSRLCLDYETSTISYILTLTDEQFLVQHHSPVTAVTALCLEAREAAQKLLNHYVKVQGLIISQMLRKSVETRDWVNTIEPRNVRAVMKRVVEDTTSIDVQVGLLYEEGVRKAHSSDSSKRTFSVYSSSRQQARYAPSYTPSAPMDTNLLSNIHKLFSERIDIFSPVEFNKVSVLTGIIKISLKTFLECVRLRTFGRYGLQQIQVDCHYLQMYLWRFVSDENLVHFLLDEIVASTAHRGLDPAPMEQSVIEVICERG